Within Candidatus Hinthialibacter antarcticus, the genomic segment GCCCCCAACGCCAGGTTTCCGAAACATGCAACAGCATGGCGTGCAACGGCGGCGCCGCGATGAACGCCAGAAAGGGCATGATCCCCACCATGCGCTGATACGCGGGCGCGGCGATGGTCAGTGCGCCGCCAACGAGCACTGTCGCTAATGTCCAAAATAGAATTAACAATGGAGCGCTTTTCCAGAAACGCAGTAGCAGATACAACGCGCCCGCCGCAAACAACACCGCAACCAGCGGATCTAACATGCCGCCGGAATGAAAATTCGTATAGAACGGGCTGAGGTCAGGCTGCGTAAACGGCGCCATCGCCATGCGGCGAAACGAACTTGCCGTCCCGTTGTCATAACGTCCTAATTGCGCGTGTTCTGACAAGAGCGAGACTTGTTGCAAACGAAAAAAAATAGCGCCGGGATCATGCAAATAATTGCCGACATTGGGCGCGAACCCGACCCAAAACGCAATGACAAACGTCGCGAAGCCCATCGCCCAACGCCGCCAGGCGCTCCGCTGGGTGATCGCCATCAGGGCAAATGATCCGACCAACAAAAAAGGGAGCAGTTTGCAGGGTTGATATGAAAGCCACCCCAGCGCGGCGACGACGCCCGCCCAAGCGAAGCCCGACAGCGAACGCTCCTGTACGCCGCGCAAGAAGCAATAAAACGTCGCGAGATAAAATAACGCCGCCTGGTTATAACCGATGCCCAAGCGCATATATTGAATCACGCTGCTGCACGATAAAAATAAAAACATCGCCAAGATCGCGGGCGTGGGGCGGAACAGCCTACGCGCAACCAGATAACACAACCCCACGTTCACCACGCCGATCAGCCCCGCTGTGGTTCGAGCGCCGAACAACGAATCGCCGAACAACCACATGCCCCAGCCGGGAATCAAAAAAAACAATTGGGGAATTTTAAACCATGCGGGAGTAAACGGGTTCCAGTCGCCGTGATTGCGAATCGCGATCGCCTGCAACGCGACCTCGCCCTCGTCGCCGTGCACTTCGGTGGGATACGCCGTCGGTAAAATTAAATACAGCGCTGCGGCAAGCAGCAATAGCCCAATGGCGGCGGTGTTCGCCCAGGCTTGGGTACGGGCGCCGCCTTCGTTTTCCTCTTCGCTGTCTTCGTCTAAATCGCTGACACTGCCAGTGGTGAACAACAAGTTCAATTGCAGTTCTGATGACGACGATGAATCCGCATCCCGCCACGAATAAAACGTGCGCAACAAAACGTACACGCCAATCGCCCAGGCGATGACGGGCAGGCCCCAATGAATGCGTTTATATAAGTAGGCGTATTGCAACGCCGCAACCACGCAAGGCCATGCGATCAAAAACGCCAGCGTCATCCGGCTAAAAGGAAAGCGTTCCGAATGGCCGTCTTGCTTCCAATTGACCGACGGCAAAAACGCATGACGGTTGTTGCGAAAGGTAAAGAGCGCGAACAGCGCCGTCCCAAGCCAAAACGACGCATGGGGCCAATAGGGCGGGCCTTTGGCGGCGCGCGCGAGTTCACTGGAGGCGATGACCAAAACAATCACATAACTCAGCGCCGCCGCCCAACCCGCCGCCTCGCCTTTTTTCGGATTGAAGATCGAAAACAACCAGCATCCAAACGCGGCGAACAGCCATAACAATGGGTGTTGAATCCAGTTCATTCCATTTTCCCCATCAGCATTATTGATCCATCAAGAACGCTTGTTCAAAAAATCCACTAGCAAATACTATAAACGCCCGGCAAACTTTTGTCCGCCGGGCGTTTCATTTTTTTATTGATGCGACCGAATTACGACGCGGCGCCTGCCTGGGCGGTTTCTTCGCCCTCAGCGTCCATCGTTTCTTCGTCGTCCGAAATGGGGTTCAGCAATTCATCATTGTATTCGATGGTCGCTTCGGCGCTGACTTGTTCCAACCACGCCGACGCAGCCGCCATTTGCTGACGTTGTTCGATGAACTGCGCAAACGGTGAAGGCGCGACTTCTTCTTTGGTTTCTTTGCCCAGCAATTGAAGAATATACGCGCCCGACATTGGGCCTTGAACGCGCTCGCCCTCGACCATCTTAAACTGATAGTTCGTGACGGTTTGAGACACCTGGCCCGGTTCCATCTGCAACAGCGTCTTGATAATCACAGGGGAACGACCAATGCCGGGAACCTGCCCGCCGCCCGTCATAGTATAAGGCCCGCGATGCGCCGCCTTGCGTCCAGCCGCGGCATCGTCATCTTCCGCAACGAAGTCCGCGAAATCAACCGCTTGCGTAGCGGTAACCGGCTCCGAAGAGGCAATCGCTGACTGAACGGCCTTCAGCGTTTTGTTCGCTTCTTCAAGCGCAATCGCCTCGGCTTTTTTCAGACGGAAATCAGCCTCGACGCTATCTTTGGCT encodes:
- a CDS encoding glycosyltransferase family 39 protein; this translates as MNWIQHPLLWLFAAFGCWLFSIFNPKKGEAAGWAAALSYVIVLVIASSELARAAKGPPYWPHASFWLGTALFALFTFRNNRHAFLPSVNWKQDGHSERFPFSRMTLAFLIAWPCVVAALQYAYLYKRIHWGLPVIAWAIGVYVLLRTFYSWRDADSSSSSELQLNLLFTTGSVSDLDEDSEEENEGGARTQAWANTAAIGLLLLAAALYLILPTAYPTEVHGDEGEVALQAIAIRNHGDWNPFTPAWFKIPQLFFLIPGWGMWLFGDSLFGARTTAGLIGVVNVGLCYLVARRLFRPTPAILAMFLFLSCSSVIQYMRLGIGYNQAALFYLATFYCFLRGVQERSLSGFAWAGVVAALGWLSYQPCKLLPFLLVGSFALMAITQRSAWRRWAMGFATFVIAFWVGFAPNVGNYLHDPGAIFFRLQQVSLLSEHAQLGRYDNGTASSFRRMAMAPFTQPDLSPFYTNFHSGGMLDPLVAVLFAAGALYLLLRFWKSAPLLILFWTLATVLVGGALTIAAPAYQRMVGIMPFLAFIAAPPLHAMLLHVSETWRWGPKPRAVVTALVLALCLGMSVNRYFHVVMGKPQMHEDSTRVARFIDEIGPHAFVYFFGLPHYRMQYGNIRFLAQHTPGETVESVEAFFEKPIQRRGPVCFILIRTNRTHLDRLREMYPGGRELHHRDVIGNELFISYQVDL